The following are encoded together in the Gammaproteobacteria bacterium genome:
- a CDS encoding LysM peptidoglycan-binding domain-containing protein translates to MVNNLKNHRIHAGKMLIIPLARRDLSDYALSSEQRLQQQQNRQRQGRKKISHRVAKNETFSDIALKYKVGIRQLAKWNNMAPGDSLRQGRKLVVWITRKNSSHFGNPATFQHPLQKTAKRRLTYTVRSGDSLASISQRFKVRLQDLQRWNKKKLRGKYLKLGQRLKIYVNTTDRET, encoded by the coding sequence ATGGTCAATAATTTAAAAAATCATCGCATCCATGCCGGAAAAATGTTGATTATTCCCCTAGCGCGACGTGACCTCAGCGACTACGCCCTCAGCAGCGAACAACGCCTGCAACAGCAACAAAATCGACAGCGCCAAGGGCGCAAAAAAATCAGCCATCGGGTAGCAAAGAACGAAACCTTCTCCGACATTGCGCTTAAATATAAGGTCGGCATCCGTCAACTGGCCAAGTGGAATAACATGGCACCAGGAGACTCCTTACGCCAAGGCCGAAAACTGGTCGTCTGGATCACAAGAAAAAACAGCAGCCATTTTGGCAACCCCGCCACCTTCCAGCATCCTCTGCAAAAAACCGCCAAACGCCGTCTCACCTACACGGTACGCAGCGGCGATTCCCTGGCCAGCATCAGCCAACGGTTTAAAGTTCGCCTGCAAGACCTCCAGCGTTGGAACAAAAAGAAACTGCGCGGCAAATACCTCAAACTCGGCCAACGACTTAAAATTTATGTCAACACCACGGATCGTGAAACGTAG
- a CDS encoding transglycosylase SLT domain-containing protein encodes MFTFIKLFSLLFALCATATAAEPSSPQPSSTVRLPLALPQLAYELIDTPKDSKKAEATENLWQRLRAGFALPSSQHENIQAELNWYKQHPNYLKRVSKRAHPYLYAILNEVEARGLPSELALLPIVESAYDPFAYSHGRAAGLWQMIPGTAKRFGLEQNWWLDQRRDVIASTRAALDYLEYLHRYFNGDWLLALAAYNSGEGTVGRAVRKNRKQGKDTDFWSLKLPKETRSYLPKMLALKQIILQPEKFNTQLEAIKNQPFLDTVQIGSQMDLDLAAQLADISIEQIYRYNPAFNRWATPPKGPFELLIPSQNVEKFKLALTHYSSRKTHQLAAA; translated from the coding sequence ATGTTTACTTTCATCAAGCTCTTTAGCCTACTGTTCGCTCTCTGTGCAACCGCCACCGCTGCTGAACCCTCTTCGCCGCAACCCAGCTCCACGGTACGCCTGCCACTGGCACTGCCGCAACTCGCTTATGAGTTAATCGACACCCCCAAGGACAGCAAAAAAGCAGAGGCCACAGAGAATCTGTGGCAACGACTGCGTGCCGGATTTGCCTTGCCTAGCAGCCAACATGAGAACATTCAAGCCGAATTAAACTGGTATAAACAACACCCCAACTACCTGAAACGGGTCAGCAAACGCGCTCACCCTTATCTCTACGCCATTCTCAATGAGGTCGAAGCCCGTGGCCTACCGAGCGAATTGGCGCTGCTGCCCATTGTGGAGAGCGCCTACGACCCCTTTGCCTACTCCCACGGACGCGCCGCCGGGCTGTGGCAAATGATCCCAGGCACCGCCAAACGTTTTGGTTTAGAACAAAATTGGTGGTTGGATCAGCGCCGTGATGTGATCGCCTCTACCCGTGCGGCACTCGACTACCTTGAATACCTGCACCGTTACTTTAATGGCGATTGGTTGCTGGCACTGGCGGCTTACAACAGCGGCGAAGGCACCGTTGGACGAGCGGTGCGCAAAAACCGCAAACAGGGCAAAGACACGGATTTTTGGTCACTCAAACTGCCCAAAGAGACCCGCTCCTACCTACCTAAAATGCTCGCCCTAAAACAGATCATTCTCCAGCCAGAAAAATTCAACACCCAACTCGAAGCAATTAAAAACCAGCCGTTTTTAGACACCGTGCAGATCGGCTCACAAATGGACCTTGATCTCGCCGCGCAACTGGCCGACATCAGCATCGAACAGATTTACCGCTACAACCCCGCTTTTAATCGCTGGGCCACGCCGCCAAAAGGCCCTTTTGAACTGCTGATTCCGAGCCAAAACGTAGAAAAATTCAAGCTCGCGCTAACCCATTACTCCAGCCGAAAAACGCATCAACTGGCAGCGGCATAA
- a CDS encoding FIST N-terminal domain-containing protein, with amino-acid sequence MDANAPNRIRRSVSHFSQAEDAISDLANSLQSHNSAIIVLFASPHYDSKQLSRAIVKHFPRQLVIGCSTAGEIGPSGYLEGSISAFSLPSKDFQVKVALFDNLSELDLKQADQISHSARAEFESQLGKTCAADNTFAMLLSDGLSLQEEVLVAGIYQGLSNIPLIGGSAGDGINFQKTWLYYQGEALSNRALLLLIHSKRRFKTFKTEHFTQVGSSHVVTEADPKNRIVWEIDAEPAAEFYAHSVGLEVDQLGPNTFADHPMVVKVGSQIYVRSVQQVIEGRGLLFYCAIESGIVLHQALKGDLLENLNNALNAVQNSLQQPELIIGFDCILRQLEAKSSGILGNISQSLLQHNVVGFSTYGEQMGGQHINQTFTAIAIAAGEVP; translated from the coding sequence ATGGATGCAAACGCCCCCAACAGAATTCGTCGCAGCGTCAGCCATTTTAGCCAAGCTGAAGACGCCATATCCGATTTGGCCAACAGCTTACAAAGCCATAACAGCGCCATCATCGTGCTGTTTGCCTCACCCCATTACGATTCAAAACAGCTGTCCAGAGCCATTGTGAAACACTTTCCACGGCAGCTGGTCATCGGGTGCAGCACCGCTGGCGAAATCGGCCCCAGTGGTTACCTTGAAGGCAGTATCAGCGCTTTTTCTCTGCCCAGCAAAGACTTTCAAGTCAAAGTAGCCCTGTTTGACAACCTATCCGAACTTGATTTAAAACAGGCTGATCAGATCAGCCACAGCGCCAGAGCAGAGTTTGAAAGCCAACTCGGAAAAACCTGTGCTGCCGATAATACCTTCGCCATGCTGCTCAGCGACGGCCTCTCACTGCAAGAAGAGGTTTTGGTCGCAGGCATTTACCAAGGTTTGAGCAACATTCCTCTGATCGGTGGTTCTGCCGGAGACGGCATCAATTTTCAAAAAACCTGGCTCTATTATCAAGGCGAAGCGCTCAGCAATCGAGCGTTGTTGCTGCTCATTCACAGCAAACGCCGTTTTAAAACCTTTAAAACAGAACACTTTACCCAAGTCGGCAGCTCCCATGTGGTTACCGAAGCCGATCCAAAAAATCGCATTGTCTGGGAAATTGATGCCGAACCCGCCGCTGAATTTTACGCTCACAGCGTCGGCCTAGAGGTGGATCAACTGGGCCCCAACACCTTTGCCGATCACCCCATGGTGGTCAAAGTCGGCAGCCAAATTTACGTCCGCTCCGTACAACAAGTGATCGAAGGCCGTGGACTGCTGTTCTACTGCGCCATTGAATCGGGCATCGTACTGCATCAAGCCCTCAAGGGAGATCTGCTGGAAAATCTAAACAACGCCCTTAATGCAGTGCAAAACAGTCTGCAACAGCCCGAGCTGATCATCGGTTTTGACTGCATCTTGCGTCAACTCGAAGCCAAGAGCAGCGGCATCTTGGGCAACATTAGTCAAAGCTTGTTGCAACACAATGTGGTCGGTTTCTCCACCTACGGCGAACAGATGGGCGGTCAACACATCAACCAGACCTTTACCGCCATCGCCATCGCCGCTGGAGAGGTACCGTGA
- the sfsA gene encoding DNA/RNA nuclease SfsA codes for MQFDRALIEAVLIKRYKRFLADVTLENGEVVTAHTPNTGSMKGCSEPGCRVWLLNSENPKRKYPLGWELIEVKADVLVGINTHLSNKLVREAIENGVINELQAYETIRTEVPYGAEKSRIDLLLQQGEQPDCYVEVKNVTWVEEGIAYFPDAVSVRGQKHLRELMAQVELGFRAVLVFCLQRNDATEVRPADQVDPEYGRLLRHAMAVGVEVLAYQADPTPEGISLSHAVPVVAGVESTFHDPWC; via the coding sequence ATGCAATTTGATAGAGCGTTAATCGAGGCCGTTTTGATCAAACGCTACAAACGTTTTTTGGCCGATGTCACGTTGGAAAACGGAGAGGTGGTTACGGCTCACACGCCCAATACCGGCTCGATGAAAGGCTGCTCAGAGCCGGGTTGTCGAGTGTGGTTGCTGAATTCTGAAAATCCGAAACGCAAATACCCACTGGGTTGGGAATTGATCGAGGTCAAAGCCGATGTGTTGGTGGGGATCAATACCCACTTGAGCAACAAATTGGTTAGGGAGGCGATAGAGAACGGAGTGATCAACGAGCTACAAGCGTATGAAACGATCCGTACCGAGGTGCCTTACGGCGCTGAAAAGAGCCGCATTGATCTGTTGTTGCAACAGGGCGAGCAGCCCGATTGTTATGTTGAAGTGAAAAACGTCACTTGGGTGGAGGAGGGCATCGCTTATTTTCCCGATGCGGTCAGTGTGCGTGGGCAGAAACATCTGCGTGAGTTGATGGCGCAGGTGGAGCTGGGCTTTCGGGCTGTGCTGGTGTTTTGTCTGCAACGCAACGATGCCACGGAGGTACGTCCTGCTGATCAGGTCGATCCTGAATACGGTCGTCTGCTGCGCCACGCGATGGCCGTTGGTGTTGAGGTGTTGGCCTATCAGGCCGATCCGACACCTGAAGGAATCAGTTTGAGCCATGCGGTGCCGGTGGTGGCTGGTGTTGAATCTACGTTTCACGATCCGTGGTGTTGA
- a CDS encoding exonuclease SbcCD subunit D C-terminal domain-containing protein — protein sequence MKILHTSDWHLGQRFYDQERHQEHALFLDFLLHTLQQHKIELLLVCGDIFDNANPSRQAERLYYDFLRRLSSLGHCQAVIVAGNHDSASHLEAPQRLLKAFNIHVVGALSDDHDDALLQIKSQNPHDPGIWLAAVPYLRDRDLRRAVAGERFDEMEQRTKQGVIQSYATLASELQQRNHDNAPMLATGHLTAIGSSLSDSERHIHIGTLGSISAAQFPTAFDYIALGHLHRPQKVGGCETIRYSGSPLPLSFAEIKHDKSLRIISTEQGKIEQQGITIPRFRCLLTLQGSATELQQQIEALTPDKQLTPWLELVLTDSELATNDLKMLHECAKKRQVEILKIGLARQAVPITHLKESDRSIEELQPEEVFQHRLEHYQGRISHETLRECFQQLLNHLHEEETL from the coding sequence ATGAAAATTCTCCACACATCAGATTGGCATCTCGGCCAACGCTTTTACGACCAAGAACGTCACCAAGAACACGCCCTGTTTCTCGACTTTCTCTTGCACACCCTACAACAGCACAAAATTGAACTGCTGCTGGTCTGCGGTGACATCTTCGACAACGCCAATCCCTCACGACAAGCAGAACGGCTTTACTACGACTTTCTGCGTCGTCTCTCAAGTTTAGGTCACTGCCAAGCGGTCATTGTGGCGGGAAATCACGACTCGGCCTCACACCTGGAAGCACCACAACGGCTGCTCAAAGCCTTTAATATTCATGTGGTTGGTGCTCTAAGCGACGATCATGACGATGCCTTATTGCAAATCAAAAGCCAAAACCCGCATGACCCTGGCATCTGGCTCGCTGCCGTGCCCTATCTGCGTGATCGTGACTTGCGCCGCGCTGTGGCAGGTGAACGTTTTGACGAAATGGAGCAACGCACCAAACAGGGTGTCATCCAAAGTTACGCTACCTTGGCCAGCGAGCTGCAACAACGCAACCACGACAACGCGCCCATGCTCGCCACCGGCCACCTGACCGCCATCGGCAGCAGCCTCTCCGACAGCGAACGCCACATTCACATCGGCACGCTGGGCAGCATCTCCGCCGCTCAATTTCCCACAGCCTTTGACTACATCGCCCTTGGCCACCTGCATCGCCCACAAAAGGTTGGTGGCTGTGAGACCATCCGTTACTCTGGCAGCCCACTGCCCCTCAGTTTTGCTGAAATCAAACACGACAAGAGCCTGCGAATTATTAGCACCGAGCAAGGCAAAATCGAACAACAGGGCATCACCATTCCGCGTTTTCGTTGTCTGCTCACTCTGCAAGGCAGCGCCACAGAATTGCAGCAACAGATCGAAGCACTGACACCCGATAAACAGCTCACGCCGTGGTTGGAACTGGTGCTCACCGACAGCGAACTGGCGACCAATGATCTGAAAATGCTGCACGAATGCGCCAAAAAACGCCAAGTGGAGATTTTAAAAATTGGCTTAGCTCGGCAAGCCGTACCCATCACCCATCTCAAGGAATCGGATCGCAGCATTGAAGAGCTGCAACCAGAAGAGGTCTTTCAACATCGTTTAGAACATTACCAAGGCAGAATCAGTCACGAAACCCTCAGAGAATGTTTTCAGCAACTGTTAAATCACCTCCATGAAGAGGAAACGTTATGA
- a CDS encoding type II toxin-antitoxin system prevent-host-death family antitoxin codes for MKTSLRGLRDHLQDYVLRAKEGEEVVITMNNHPVARLMPLEDEHEQRSLCSEQFLSELEILQEALSVDVKADKPA; via the coding sequence ATGAAAACATCACTGCGCGGTCTACGAGATCATCTACAGGATTATGTTCTACGGGCTAAAGAGGGTGAGGAGGTGGTGATTACGATGAACAATCATCCGGTGGCGCGTTTGATGCCCTTGGAGGATGAGCATGAACAGCGTTCGCTGTGCAGCGAGCAGTTTTTATCTGAATTGGAGATTTTGCAGGAGGCGTTGAGTGTTGACGTTAAAGCTGATAAACCTGCATGA
- a CDS encoding sulfur globule family protein translates to MKTLKLIAAAALITASAASQAWWGPFDNNNGYNNTSNSNGAGNGSANGSGDFSFSMNASANGNGNGNSTGTNGYNNSNNNGNGNFFGNGAGNGSFGFSMKTSAKGNSNVAGNGYGYNAPYYGAPVAAPVAPAAAPKAAAPAAAK, encoded by the coding sequence ATGAAAACTTTGAAACTGATTGCTGCTGCTGCCCTGATCACTGCTTCTGCTGCTTCTCAAGCTTGGTGGGGTCCTTTTGACAACAACAACGGTTACAACAACACCAGCAACAGTAATGGCGCGGGTAACGGTTCCGCTAACGGTTCTGGTGATTTCAGCTTCAGCATGAACGCATCTGCTAACGGTAATGGCAACGGTAACAGCACTGGCACCAACGGCTATAACAACAGCAACAACAACGGTAACGGCAACTTCTTCGGTAACGGCGCTGGTAACGGTTCTTTCGGTTTCAGCATGAAAACCTCTGCTAAAGGCAACAGCAACGTTGCAGGCAACGGTTACGGCTACAATGCCCCTTACTACGGCGCTCCTGTTGCTGCTCCAGTCGCTCCTGCTGCTGCTCCTAAAGCCGCTGCTCCTGCTGCTGCAAAATAA
- a CDS encoding DUF523 domain-containing protein: MQKNPNTISLAVSACLLGHAVRYDGSHKRQAFLLDELSQIATLIPFCPETAIGLPTPRPPIRLVSEHNLIRVLGVENPSLDFTQALQEYGTQMAAQFAHINGLIIKRGSPSCGSQRVKVYNTSSKETERNGMGLFTQTLLAQLPHLPVIDEEQFNDPEQRQHFLKQLHTNKN; this comes from the coding sequence ATGCAAAAAAATCCCAACACCATCAGCCTCGCCGTCAGCGCCTGCCTGTTAGGTCACGCCGTTCGTTACGATGGCAGCCACAAACGCCAAGCGTTTTTACTCGATGAACTGAGCCAAATCGCCACTTTGATCCCCTTTTGCCCCGAAACCGCCATTGGTCTACCCACCCCAAGACCGCCCATTCGTTTGGTCTCGGAGCACAATCTCATCCGTGTACTTGGCGTTGAGAACCCCAGCTTGGATTTCACTCAAGCCCTACAAGAGTACGGCACGCAGATGGCGGCACAATTTGCCCACATCAACGGCTTGATCATCAAACGCGGTTCACCCAGCTGCGGTTCACAGCGAGTCAAAGTCTACAATACCAGCAGCAAAGAGACCGAGCGCAACGGCATGGGGTTGTTCACTCAAACCCTACTAGCGCAGCTCCCTCACCTACCAGTAATTGACGAAGAGCAATTCAATGACCCTGAACAACGCCAACACTTTCTCAAACAACTGCATACTAATAAAAATTAG
- a CDS encoding DsbA family protein — protein sequence MQPTTLYYIHDPMCSWCWAFTTVWKQIQTQLPPQINVKRLLGGLAPDSDQAMPIETQQQIKQAWQQIEQRLPQKKFNFDFWTNNQPRRSTYPACRAVIAARDQNPRCDLLMTQAIQKAYYQQARNPSDDSTLLELATALTLDPDRFAQQLNASATQNQLEKEIRLCRHMHVSSFPSLILEQNGAYWPIEIDYNNAHISLEVIDRLLTA from the coding sequence ATGCAACCGACAACGCTCTATTATATTCACGACCCCATGTGCAGTTGGTGCTGGGCCTTTACAACGGTCTGGAAACAGATTCAAACTCAGCTGCCACCGCAAATCAACGTCAAGCGCCTGCTCGGCGGGTTAGCCCCCGACAGCGACCAAGCCATGCCCATTGAAACCCAGCAGCAGATCAAACAGGCGTGGCAACAGATCGAACAGCGTCTGCCACAGAAAAAATTTAACTTTGATTTCTGGACAAACAACCAACCTCGCCGCTCCACCTATCCCGCTTGCCGAGCGGTGATTGCCGCGCGCGACCAAAACCCTCGCTGCGATCTGTTAATGACTCAAGCGATTCAAAAGGCCTACTACCAACAGGCGCGCAACCCCTCCGATGACAGCACTCTGCTTGAACTGGCAACTGCGTTAACATTGGACCCAGATCGTTTTGCCCAGCAGCTCAATGCCAGCGCAACCCAAAATCAACTCGAAAAAGAAATTCGACTCTGCCGCCACATGCACGTCAGCAGCTTTCCCAGCCTGATTTTGGAACAGAATGGGGCTTATTGGCCGATTGAGATCGACTACAATAACGCACACATCAGCCTAGAGGTGATCGACCGTCTGCTCACTGCCTGA
- a CDS encoding AAA family ATPase, protein MKILRLQFKNLNSLVGIFEIDFDRGPLAEAGIFAITGSTGAGKTTLLDAITLALFGKAARYNNLNNPSEMMSRGSNECFAEVLFECAEGQFYARWDLRRARGKSDGKIQPAKRQLSDEQGHILESKLRPVDERIEALTGLDYPRFLRSVLLAQGRFKEFLDADANERGALLERITGTEIYSKISTTAFDLARQKEAEISAAHQALEGVKLLSELEQHEIETEKQTLLTAKQQNQKQLETVHQQLQQYHQQQELQQKQQQLQQKQLLLQQEQKELNPQLQQLAQHEKAAPLSNEVEQLKNAEKNLHELLQQQKTLQQQQQQIRQQNLTTLTAAHQTCEQQRQQSAQQSQQLSQEQSSLNQTLDTLQLWLQEHQQEVKIETELPQIRQQAEQCRSLQRQQDESLQGIQELQKNIQHRQSHLHQLQHQLSSAEQQRDQWLATLEQHQQKLQHARGDHSSTSWQLQIEILQKKQHVLDELSDHDADARLLRKAETQLLKSVKQLQIGYQQDKTDIKTCQTKRQHEQQRLEDKALQHQQALAIQSLSSHRQQLQENQPCPLCGAQEHPYSEQSLPSESETETALKQQQEQLKQATEEQAAAEQQLQQRKNKINNQTEQLHKNRADIKGLAERFSSKANKINLTLSLNEPQLLQEACQETQALLTKAKQQAETLKQVEKDQAQAEKEYLLFLAQQRSQEEQSRQNQQELELHTHELKQRQHNLAALLEKSQTALDDFNATTANWTVAIHGSEQTQPVIDELEQRFKHHTEQTQQQLKLQQDQKNLKTQLERVGNELSQLLQEDEEWQQQLNQYRDLQLTQPVTPDITLTDANKRKQSVQQAKTRLAEIQALCYANLDSINSQQTQLQQQKAALQEKLSQHQFKDLEQLRQSLLTETEAKTRRQQQTQLREQQSKLDALWENQDNELNKLLDYNLPQGEAAQQLKLDYQQQQQQQTQLSERAGEINALLKADQEQRHNQQTQLKKISQLTQAAQPWFVLNDLIGSANGSKFPKFAQSLTLAQLIKLANFHLHKLNPRYQIQLKNVEELALEIVDLYQASSVRPTSSLSGGESFLVSLALALGLSELAGRKTRIESLFIDEGFGSLDAHTLDIALSALENLRLDNRTIAIISHVEALKTRLTTQIQVQRNGDGFSHLRIVDTVE, encoded by the coding sequence ATGAAAATTTTGCGCCTGCAATTCAAAAACCTCAACTCTTTGGTAGGCATTTTTGAGATCGACTTCGACCGTGGGCCACTGGCAGAGGCAGGCATCTTTGCCATCACCGGCTCCACTGGCGCGGGCAAAACCACCCTGCTGGACGCCATCACACTGGCCCTGTTTGGCAAAGCCGCCCGCTACAACAACCTCAATAACCCCAGTGAAATGATGTCACGCGGCAGCAACGAGTGTTTTGCCGAAGTGCTGTTTGAATGTGCCGAAGGGCAATTTTATGCTCGCTGGGATCTGCGCCGCGCTCGGGGCAAAAGCGACGGCAAAATACAGCCTGCCAAACGCCAGCTAAGCGATGAACAAGGGCATATTTTAGAGAGCAAATTGCGCCCCGTAGACGAACGCATCGAAGCGCTCACAGGGCTGGATTACCCGCGTTTTTTACGTTCGGTGCTGCTGGCGCAAGGACGTTTTAAAGAGTTTTTAGATGCCGATGCCAATGAACGTGGAGCTTTGCTCGAACGCATCACCGGCACCGAAATCTACTCCAAAATCAGCACCACCGCCTTTGACCTTGCTCGCCAAAAAGAGGCTGAAATCAGCGCAGCTCATCAGGCTTTGGAAGGAGTAAAGCTGCTTTCTGAACTTGAGCAGCACGAGATTGAAACAGAAAAACAAACCCTATTAACAGCCAAACAACAGAATCAAAAACAGCTGGAAACCGTACATCAACAACTGCAACAGTATCACCAGCAGCAAGAGCTGCAACAAAAACAGCAACAACTGCAACAAAAACAACTGCTGTTGCAACAAGAACAAAAAGAATTAAACCCACAGCTGCAACAACTGGCACAACATGAAAAAGCCGCTCCCCTCAGCAACGAGGTAGAACAACTCAAAAATGCGGAAAAAAACCTGCACGAGTTGCTACAACAGCAAAAAACATTGCAACAACAACAGCAACAGATTCGCCAACAGAACTTAACCACCCTCACCGCAGCTCACCAAACCTGTGAACAGCAGCGCCAACAATCCGCTCAGCAGAGCCAACAACTCTCGCAAGAACAAAGCAGCCTAAACCAAACTCTAGACACTCTCCAACTCTGGCTGCAAGAACACCAACAAGAGGTAAAAATCGAAACAGAACTGCCCCAAATTCGCCAACAAGCGGAGCAGTGCCGCTCCTTACAACGCCAGCAAGATGAAAGCTTACAAGGCATTCAAGAGCTGCAAAAAAACATTCAGCATCGCCAAAGCCATCTCCATCAATTGCAACATCAGCTCAGCAGTGCCGAGCAACAACGCGACCAGTGGCTTGCCACACTGGAACAACACCAACAAAAATTACAGCACGCACGAGGTGATCACAGCAGCACCAGCTGGCAACTACAGATTGAAATCCTACAAAAAAAGCAGCACGTTCTGGATGAACTCTCCGATCACGATGCCGATGCGCGTCTGCTAAGAAAAGCAGAAACCCAACTGCTCAAAAGCGTGAAACAGCTCCAAATAGGCTATCAACAAGACAAAACCGACATTAAAACCTGCCAGACAAAACGCCAACACGAGCAACAGAGACTGGAAGACAAAGCCCTACAACACCAGCAAGCCTTGGCCATTCAAAGCCTGAGCAGTCATCGTCAACAGTTGCAAGAAAACCAACCTTGCCCCCTCTGTGGCGCACAAGAACACCCCTACAGCGAACAAAGTTTGCCCTCTGAATCAGAGACAGAAACGGCTCTAAAGCAACAACAAGAACAGCTCAAACAGGCCACAGAAGAGCAAGCCGCCGCAGAGCAACAACTTCAACAACGCAAGAATAAAATCAATAATCAGACCGAACAACTGCATAAAAACCGCGCCGACATCAAAGGTCTGGCGGAACGCTTTAGCAGCAAAGCCAACAAGATAAACCTCACTCTGAGCCTCAACGAGCCTCAACTTCTACAGGAGGCGTGTCAGGAGACTCAAGCACTGCTCACAAAAGCAAAGCAGCAGGCAGAAACGCTGAAACAGGTCGAAAAAGATCAGGCGCAAGCTGAGAAAGAATATTTGCTGTTTCTAGCCCAACAACGCAGCCAAGAGGAACAGAGCCGCCAAAACCAACAAGAACTGGAGCTGCACACTCACGAGTTGAAACAGCGCCAACACAATCTGGCCGCTCTACTGGAAAAATCACAAACCGCACTCGATGATTTCAATGCCACCACCGCCAACTGGACAGTGGCCATTCATGGCAGCGAGCAAACACAACCGGTCATTGACGAATTAGAACAGCGTTTCAAACACCACACCGAACAGACACAGCAACAACTCAAACTACAGCAAGACCAGAAAAACCTCAAAACCCAGCTGGAACGGGTCGGCAATGAACTCTCCCAACTGCTGCAAGAAGATGAAGAGTGGCAACAGCAACTGAATCAATACCGTGATCTACAACTGACACAGCCCGTTACCCCAGACATCACCTTAACGGACGCAAACAAACGCAAACAGAGCGTACAACAGGCCAAAACGCGCTTGGCTGAAATACAAGCGCTCTGTTACGCCAATCTCGACAGCATCAACAGCCAGCAAACTCAGCTGCAACAGCAAAAAGCAGCGCTGCAAGAAAAACTCAGTCAACACCAATTTAAAGATCTGGAACAGTTACGCCAAAGCCTACTGACAGAAACCGAAGCCAAAACACGGCGCCAGCAACAGACCCAACTGCGGGAACAACAATCCAAGCTGGATGCCTTATGGGAAAACCAAGACAACGAACTGAATAAACTGCTCGATTACAACCTGCCCCAAGGTGAAGCGGCTCAACAACTGAAACTCGATTACCAACAGCAACAACAGCAGCAGACCCAATTGTCAGAACGCGCCGGTGAAATCAACGCCCTCCTCAAAGCCGATCAGGAACAACGCCACAACCAACAGACACAACTGAAAAAAATCAGTCAGCTCACTCAAGCAGCCCAACCTTGGTTTGTGCTCAACGATCTAATCGGTTCCGCCAATGGCAGCAAGTTCCCCAAATTCGCCCAGAGTTTGACCTTGGCACAACTGATTAAACTGGCCAATTTTCATCTGCACAAACTCAATCCACGCTATCAAATTCAACTGAAAAACGTCGAAGAGCTGGCACTGGAAATCGTTGACCTCTACCAAGCCAGCAGCGTGCGTCCCACCAGCAGCCTCTCTGGGGGGGAATCCTTTCTGGTCAGTCTCGCCTTGGCCTTGGGGCTGTCGGAATTAGCCGGACGTAAAACCCGCATCGAAAGCCTCTTTATTGATGAAGGTTTTGGCAGCTTAGACGCTCACACTTTGGACATCGCCCTCAGCGCACTGGAAAATCTGCGCCTCGACAACCGCACCATCGCCATCATCTCTCACGTTGAGGCGCTCAAAACCCGCCTCACCACTCAGATTCAGGTGCAGCGCAACGGCGATGGGTTTTCTCATCTGCGCATTGTGGATACGGTGGAGTAA